The window CCGTAAACCAGCAGGCGTTGTTCGGCAAAGCTTTGTTGGGTAACTTTCAGCCCGGAGAACACGGCAGCCATCACAATCGCGCCGGTGCCTTGCATATCGTCGTTGAAAATGCGGTATTGTTCGGCATGGTTGACCAGAATGCGGCGGGCATTGCCGGGGCCGAAATCTTCAAAGTGCAGCAGGGCGTTGGGGTAGAGCTCGCTGACGGTTTTCAGATACAGCTCGATAAAATCATCGTAAGCTTGGCCGCTGATGCGGGCGTGGCGGTTGCCCAGATAGGCGGGGTCGTTGAGCAGGGCTTCGTTGTCGGTGCCCACATCGAGGTTGACGGCAATCACGCGGGCGGGGTCGATGCCGGCGGCGGCGGTGTAAACCGCCAGTTTGCCCACCGAAATATCGGTGCCGTTGACGCCCCAGTCGCCGATGCCGAGGATTTCCTGTGCATCAGATACCACCAGCAGATCGATATCGTCGGGGCCGTAGCCGAGGTTTTCAAACGATGCGCGCACGTCTTCGGGGCGGTCGATCGAGAGATACACCGCGCGCGACTGGCGGTAGTCGCCGCTCCATTTTTTAATCGCTTCGCCGATGGTGGGGTCGTATACAATCGGCAGCATTTCGGCCAGGTGGTCGGTGATGACGGTAATACAGCACTTCGTTGCGGTTGTGAAGCTGGTCGAGATAAATATATTTTTCCAAATCGGTTTCATAAACACTGAGCTGCCGATAGGCGCGCGCGGCTTGCTGGTCGAGTGTTTCCACTGCGGCGGGCAGGCGGCCGGTGAGGCCGAGTTTGGCGCGCTCTTCATGAGTGAAGGCGGTTTCGCGGTTGGTGAGCGGGTTGCTGAGGATGGCGGGCTTTTGAGACATGATGGGGCTCCTTAAGGTCGGGAAGGAAAAAACGATGCCGGGCTTTGCGGCGGCAAGCTCTTTTAAAACAATAGAATATCAAAAATACTCATGAATATTAATCTGAATGAGTGTACTCTGTGTTTCACAGCCGAGTGTTTTCTGTTTGTGTCAAAAAATAATTTAATATAAATAAAAAAGCTTGGGTTTTGTTGCTGATTTTGGTCAAAAAATTTATCTTTGAGTAAAGCATATTGTACATTTTATTCTTACTTATCAGAATAAAATTCTCTTTTTTTTACAGTTTGAATGTCTGATAGTGAGTATTTTATAGGGCAAGACCATTAGCTGTGAAAAACCATACCATACACAAAATCGGGGCCATGATTGCCAAATACCGCAAAGCCGCCGGCATCACGCAGGCTGAGTTGGCCGAGAAGTTGGAATTGAGCAACGATGCCATTTCACGCTTGGAGCGCGGCCATATTTCACTGACGGTATCGCGCCTGTTTGAGCTGGCTGAAATTTTCGAATGCGATGCGGCAGATTTGCTCAATGCCAGCAGCCACCGTATCCAAGATCACGAGCGCCGGCTGATGGCGATGCTCAATAAGCTGGAAGCGAGAGAAAGAGTGATGCTGCTCGGCCTGATTGAGCAGTTGATTCATTGGAAACTCAATGCCATGGAAGAAGAGCTTGAATGAGCGCTGTCAGGCGCAGGCGGCAAATTATATTTATTCACAAAAGTAGGCCAACGCCGTTAGGGTGTCCTGATGTGTCATATTTTTTGCGCTAAAAGCACATCTGCTGCGTTAAAAAGCCTCGCAAGATGCCCAATCTTGCTACGTTTTTTGCCTGGCATCTGCACTTTTATGGCAAAAAATCTGAATAATTCTGAATGGTCAGGATACCCTAGGGTGTCCTGACAATTCATATATCATCATCTTTTTTGTGCTAAAAGCACATCTGCTGCGTTAAAAAGCCTCGCAAGATGCCCAATCTTGCTACGTTTTTTGCCTGGCATCTGCACTTTTATCACAAAAAATCTGAGTCATTCTGAATGGTCAGGACACCCTAGGTTGTTTTGTGAATCGGTATGATTGGTTGGCGGCGGTTTGAATACTTTTCAGACGGCCTGTTTCTTGCGATATGCCGGCGTTGCCCGGCCGCTTTTATTTCAACTTGGTATAAAATGCAGACTTTGATAAACCGTTTCGGGTAAGGGCAGGCAAATGAATGTGGTTAAGATAAAAAATATCACCATCGGCGAAGGCGCGCCCAAAATCTGTGTGCCGTTGGTGGCGGCGGATTTGGCGGCATTGCGGGCGCAGATTGAAGCTTTGGCGGGGCTGGAATTCGATTTGGTGGAGTTTCGTGCCGATTTTCTGAAAGAAGTGGAAGATGCGGATTATGTGATGGGCTGCTTGGCCGAAATCCGCCGCATGCTGCCCGATACGCCGCTGTTGTTTACATTCCGCACCGCTGTCGAGGGCGGCGAACATGCGGTAGCGGCGGAATATTATTTTGCGCTGCTGCATGCGGCCATCGGCTCGGGCCATATCGATTTGGCCGATATCGAACTGTTTGCCGGCGAAGAGCAGGTAAAGGCAGCGGTGGCGCTGGCCAAAGCGAAAGGCGTGGCGGCGGTGTTGTGCAATCATGATTTTGACAAAACGCCGTCGAAAGCTGAAATCATCAGCCGTTTGCGCTGTATGCAGGATTGGGGCGCCGATATTTGCAAAATCGCGGTGATGCCGCAATCGGATGCCGATGTGCTGGTGTTGCTGGATGCCACGGAAACCATGTACCGTGAGCATGCGGTGCAGCCGTTGATTACGATGGCGATGGGGCAGAGGGGCATCATCAGCCGCTTGGCGGGTGCGGTGTCCGGCTCGGCAGTAACCTTTGGGGCGGCCGGAAAAGCTTCGGCGCCGGGGCAGATTGCGGCCAATGATTTACGCTTTATTTTGAATGTGTTGACGCAAAAAGTTTAAGCAAATTGCGGCATCGGGCAGAGGCTGCCGCGTGCAGACAGGCCGTCTGAAATCAAGTTTCAGACGGCCTGAAATCGTTGCCATGCTTGATTTGAACAATGATGCATTTATACCTGTTTACAAAAGTCAGCCAACAAAGACGAATGGTCAGGGTGCCTTATCATCAATAAAACCATTTTGCCATACTGCTTTGGTAGTAGATAAAAGGCAGGGTAATGATTGTTGGCCGGCCATGATAAAACGGCGCTTTATTGTGTTGACGGGGCATATCATGCGTTTTTATCCAGCGGTTTGCGCGGCGGTGCTGCTGATGTGGGGGCAGGCGGTGTCGGCTGCCGAAATCACGGTATCGGCGGCGGCGAGCTTGAGCAATGCGTTTAAGGAAATTGCCGGGCAATACGAAAAGCAGTATCCGCAGGCGAAAATCAGGCTCAACACCGCCGGTTCGGGCGCTTTGCTGCAACAGGCGCTCAAAGGCGCGCCGGTGGATGTGTTGGCTTTTGCCGATGAAACCACGATGGATCGGGCGCAGCAGCAAGGTTTGATTCGCCCGGAAAGCCGCCGTGTGTTTGCGCGCAATTCGCTGGTGGTGGCAGCACCGGCCGGCAGCCGGCTGCGGGTGGGCAGCCTGGCCGATTTGAATACGCCGGCGTTCAAGCGCATTGCCTTGAGCAATCCGGCCAGCGTGCCGGTAGGGCGCTACAGTAAAGCGGTGCTGGAACGGGCAGGATTATGGGAAAAGCTGCAACCGAAAATCATCCAAACCCAGCATGTGCGCCAATCGCTGGATTATGTGGCGCGCGGTGAGGTGGATGCGGGTTTTGTATACCGCACCGATGCGGCATTGATGCGCGATAAGGTGAAGGTGTTGGCCAGTGTGCCCACGGCAACGCCGGTGTCTTACCCGCTGGCGGTAGTTACACAAAGCCGCCAACCGGCTGAAGCGCAGCGCTTTGCGCGTTATGTGCGCACACCGGCAGCGCAGGCGGTGTTAAAGAAATATGGTTTTGAAGCTTATTGATATTGAGGCCGTCTGAAAAATCCGCCCTGCGGATATGTTTATATCAATAAAATGATGGCTGCAAATAATGAATACCCATTCACAAAAGTAAGCCAATAAGGCGGCGGCCGAAGACAGTACACGCATATGGGGCTGCTTCGGGCCCAGCCGCACCAACGCCGTTAGCTTATTTTTGTGAATGGGTATAATTGGTGAATGGGTATAATCGAATGAATGATACTTTTATCAATATAAACTACCCTTAATAATTTTTCTTTGCAAATCTTGGGCAGACTGTATAAATTCTTAACTTTATTTCACTGTCAAATTAAAGCACAGCATCAGGCTGTTTTTTAATACCAAAGGAGTGGGTGGTGATGAAGTCTTCGAATTTGTATATTTACGGCGGCGGCGGCCACGGGCAGGTGGTGGCGGATATCGCAAGATTGGCAGGTTACCGCAATATCTGTTTTTTAGACGATGCCCACGGGCGTAAATTCGATGCCAGCCTGCCCAAGGGTGATATTATTGTAGCCATCGGCAACAATGCGGTGCGCCAGCGCCTGTGTAAAAAAGTAACCGCGGCGGGTTTCCGCCTGATTAACTTGGTTCACCCCAGCGCCATCATATCGCCCAATGCCACATTCGGCATCGGTGT of the Uruburuella testudinis genome contains:
- a CDS encoding helix-turn-helix domain-containing protein; the protein is MKNHTIHKIGAMIAKYRKAAGITQAELAEKLELSNDAISRLERGHISLTVSRLFELAEIFECDAADLLNASSHRIQDHERRLMAMLNKLEARERVMLLGLIEQLIHWKLNAMEEELE
- the aroD gene encoding type I 3-dehydroquinate dehydratase produces the protein MNVVKIKNITIGEGAPKICVPLVAADLAALRAQIEALAGLEFDLVEFRADFLKEVEDADYVMGCLAEIRRMLPDTPLLFTFRTAVEGGEHAVAAEYYFALLHAAIGSGHIDLADIELFAGEEQVKAAVALAKAKGVAAVLCNHDFDKTPSKAEIISRLRCMQDWGADICKIAVMPQSDADVLVLLDATETMYREHAVQPLITMAMGQRGIISRLAGAVSGSAVTFGAAGKASAPGQIAANDLRFILNVLTQKV
- the modA gene encoding molybdate ABC transporter substrate-binding protein, which codes for MRFYPAVCAAVLLMWGQAVSAAEITVSAAASLSNAFKEIAGQYEKQYPQAKIRLNTAGSGALLQQALKGAPVDVLAFADETTMDRAQQQGLIRPESRRVFARNSLVVAAPAGSRLRVGSLADLNTPAFKRIALSNPASVPVGRYSKAVLERAGLWEKLQPKIIQTQHVRQSLDYVARGEVDAGFVYRTDAALMRDKVKVLASVPTATPVSYPLAVVTQSRQPAEAQRFARYVRTPAAQAVLKKYGFEAY